One region of Cyanobacteriota bacterium genomic DNA includes:
- a CDS encoding Spy/CpxP family protein refolding chaperone, whose translation MTKKLSTLAGIAIALGLSASMLPTLTIPAVAEPGMMQRWGKPGDRMAQELNLTPQQQEQIRQIRESARQQMQSVLTAEQRAQLEAARQQGRRPPRLNLTEQQRQQMQQIRESTKQKIDAVLTPEQRARAEQLRQERQQRRQQRRGSGFLVR comes from the coding sequence ATGACCAAGAAATTATCTACTCTAGCGGGAATTGCTATAGCTTTGGGGCTTTCTGCTAGCATGTTGCCTACACTGACTATACCTGCTGTTGCCGAGCCAGGTATGATGCAACGATGGGGCAAGCCAGGCGATCGTATGGCGCAAGAACTCAATCTAACCCCCCAGCAACAAGAGCAAATTCGCCAAATTCGAGAGTCAGCAAGGCAACAGATGCAGTCAGTATTGACGGCTGAACAGCGTGCCCAACTAGAAGCCGCCCGTCAGCAAGGACGACGGCCTCCGCGCCTTAACCTAACTGAGCAACAACGGCAGCAGATGCAGCAAATTCGTGAATCTACCAAGCAAAAGATTGACGCAGTATTGACTCCAGAACAACGGGCACGGGCAGAGCAGTTACGGCAAGAGCGCCAACAGCGCCGTCAACAGCGTCGCGGAAGTGGTTTCTTAGTGCGTTAG
- a CDS encoding NnrU family protein encodes MALPSWLTPSHLIMFGLILGFAIAHSGLAALRPHGEKLLGARLYRVLFALVSLPLATVMIIYFFRHRYDGLQLWQVQGVPGVQALVWVLSAISFLFLYPATFNLLEIAAIQKPTVHLYETGIIRITRHPQMVGQVIWCLAHTLWVGTTFMVITSIGLILHHLFGVWHGDRRLKLRYGESFETLKSRTSVVPFLAIVRGQQTFNWREFLRPAYGGVVIAVAIFWWLHPALIRATSAIDW; translated from the coding sequence ATGGCTTTACCCTCTTGGCTCACGCCTAGCCATCTAATTATGTTCGGCCTAATTCTGGGATTCGCGATCGCCCATAGTGGGCTAGCTGCCCTGCGTCCCCATGGTGAAAAATTGCTCGGTGCCCGATTATATCGGGTGCTATTTGCTCTGGTGAGCTTGCCACTGGCCACTGTGATGATCATCTATTTTTTTCGCCATCGCTATGACGGGTTACAGCTTTGGCAAGTACAGGGAGTACCTGGAGTTCAGGCACTAGTTTGGGTATTGTCAGCAATCTCCTTCCTCTTTCTCTACCCAGCAACCTTCAACTTGTTAGAAATAGCTGCGATTCAAAAACCCACTGTACATCTCTACGAAACAGGGATCATCCGCATCACGCGGCACCCACAGATGGTTGGCCAAGTCATCTGGTGCCTTGCCCACACTCTATGGGTAGGGACAACATTCATGGTGATTACCTCAATCGGCTTAATTCTGCATCATTTGTTTGGCGTGTGGCATGGCGATCGTCGCCTCAAGCTCCGGTATGGTGAATCTTTTGAAACCTTGAAATCTCGCACTTCTGTCGTTCCTTTTCTGGCTATTGTGCGAGGCCAGCAAACCTTTAACTGGCGGGAATTTCTGCGGCCTGCCTACGGCGGCGTGGTGATTGCAGTGGCAATTTTCTGGTGGTTACATCCTGCTTTAATCCGTGCAACAAGTGCCATCGACTGGTAG
- a CDS encoding AI-2E family transporter yields MKFGQWLGLIVTIISLYILWEIRQLILLLFVAVVFSTALNRPTRWLQRLRLQRKVAAIISVTSILSLLVVFFATIIPPFLEQFQQLVELVPRGFEELRQEVDRLTAGIPGGIDQFLPTSTALFQQFQPIASGLANNFFKVFSGFFNVTISILFVIMVTIMLLIEPDAYRRRFLKLVPSFYRHRADEILTACEADLVGWIVGALINMVVIGVTSGIVLTFLGVRLVLANALLAGLLEAIPNLGPFLSTVPPVAIALLDAPLKGVLVLVSYIIIQVSEQFLLVPVVMGQQVSLLPAVTLIAQFAFAYFFGFLGLFLAIPLVIIVRILVRETLVRDVLDQWTASLDETLPDAIPTDDICEPFAVQLALPEPKAAPPESEEFEADDKTPSPEM; encoded by the coding sequence ATGAAGTTTGGACAATGGTTGGGGCTGATTGTAACCATAATCTCCCTCTATATTTTGTGGGAGATTCGGCAACTGATTCTGCTTCTGTTTGTAGCTGTAGTTTTTTCCACAGCTCTGAACCGTCCAACTCGTTGGCTGCAACGACTTCGCCTACAACGCAAAGTAGCAGCCATCATCTCCGTCACCAGTATTCTTTCGTTGCTTGTGGTGTTTTTTGCTACAATTATTCCTCCATTCCTGGAACAATTCCAACAGTTAGTTGAGCTAGTCCCCAGGGGATTTGAGGAGTTGCGTCAGGAGGTCGATCGCCTCACGGCTGGTATTCCAGGCGGTATTGACCAGTTTTTACCCACTAGCACTGCTTTGTTTCAGCAGTTTCAGCCCATAGCATCAGGACTCGCCAACAATTTCTTCAAGGTATTTTCTGGGTTCTTCAACGTTACTATCAGCATCCTGTTTGTGATTATGGTCACGATCATGCTGTTGATAGAACCAGACGCTTACCGTCGGCGGTTTCTGAAGCTAGTACCTTCTTTTTATCGGCATCGAGCCGACGAAATTTTAACCGCTTGCGAAGCCGATCTTGTGGGATGGATTGTCGGCGCCCTTATTAACATGGTTGTGATTGGGGTGACTAGTGGTATTGTTCTAACATTTTTGGGTGTAAGGCTTGTTTTGGCGAATGCCCTGCTTGCAGGTTTACTGGAAGCTATTCCTAATCTGGGGCCATTTTTGAGCACGGTGCCACCCGTTGCGATCGCGCTCTTAGATGCACCCCTCAAGGGTGTACTCGTGTTAGTTTCCTACATCATTATTCAAGTTTCAGAACAGTTCCTACTAGTGCCAGTCGTCATGGGGCAGCAGGTTTCTCTCTTGCCCGCTGTAACATTAATTGCCCAGTTTGCCTTTGCCTACTTCTTTGGTTTTCTAGGCTTGTTTTTAGCCATTCCTCTAGTTATCATCGTGCGAATTCTCGTGCGAGAAACCCTTGTGCGTGATGTTCTAGATCAATGGACAGCTAGCTTGGATGAGACCTTACCCGATGCGATACCAACAGATGATATATGCGAGCCATTTGCTGTACAACTAGCACTACCAGAGCCGAAAGCTGCTCCACCAGAGTCTGAGGAATTTGAAGCTGATGATAAAACTCCCTCTCCAGAAATGTGA
- a CDS encoding coiled-coil domain-containing protein 30: protein MTLTSEQKGRESSMSQLLFHIPLLAGSVIVGGVVLAAGGSVFQSGIAGIAAGASGFATSALVTQSQVSRQKLVAQEHDRSELEIESQKSLLAFKDELERLQNLRELLQQSINELQQYKVSLEDNEDATSQLGETITDLDLDLDTDQNEEKPTEEKQQTESDTRVIVDFLASRNIRVRAVPAESPADHVINSLSKFLGENYSSLRQLLGKIKRSVNQGNSFLLSLKEYTQRDIGTVCQFCTRLHGIAFLEEYRYFRSPQYLIKAKAATIPEAHSFFSGKWLERFVLLAVKRCVEIAASELEQDIIFSYLLNPQIILPNGDDFELDLICCVNGSFFWIEAKSGDYQQHVSKYSKMSKMLNLDSKHSIMVLPDISEDRCAALTSLFSMTVCSLSHLEEVIIKAIRESTLSASS, encoded by the coding sequence TTGACGCTGACATCTGAGCAAAAAGGTAGAGAAAGCTCTATGAGTCAACTGCTGTTCCACATTCCTTTGCTTGCAGGCAGCGTGATTGTTGGTGGTGTAGTGCTTGCCGCTGGTGGTTCCGTATTTCAATCAGGCATAGCTGGGATTGCAGCAGGAGCATCTGGTTTTGCTACGTCAGCATTAGTTACTCAATCACAAGTTAGTAGACAAAAGCTAGTAGCTCAAGAGCACGATCGATCGGAGCTAGAAATAGAAAGCCAAAAATCGCTATTAGCCTTTAAGGATGAGTTGGAGCGTTTGCAAAACTTACGGGAGTTATTGCAACAAAGCATTAATGAACTTCAGCAATATAAGGTTTCATTAGAGGATAATGAAGATGCAACTTCACAGCTAGGAGAAACCATCACTGATCTTGATCTCGACTTGGATACGGATCAGAATGAAGAGAAACCCACAGAGGAAAAGCAACAAACTGAGAGTGACACTAGAGTTATTGTGGACTTTTTGGCTAGCCGCAACATAAGAGTTAGAGCTGTACCTGCAGAAAGTCCAGCAGACCACGTTATCAATTCACTGTCGAAATTTCTTGGTGAAAATTATAGTAGCTTGCGTCAGCTACTGGGGAAAATCAAGAGGAGTGTAAACCAAGGAAACTCATTTCTTCTGTCCCTCAAGGAATATACACAAAGGGACATAGGAACCGTCTGTCAGTTTTGTACCAGACTGCATGGCATAGCCTTTCTTGAAGAGTACAGGTATTTTAGATCTCCACAATACCTCATTAAAGCGAAAGCAGCGACGATACCAGAGGCCCATAGCTTCTTTTCTGGCAAGTGGCTGGAGCGCTTTGTATTGTTGGCAGTCAAACGATGTGTTGAAATTGCAGCTAGTGAACTAGAGCAAGATATTATCTTCTCGTATTTGCTAAATCCCCAAATCATTCTACCTAATGGGGATGACTTTGAACTTGACCTGATATGTTGTGTGAATGGTTCTTTCTTCTGGATTGAGGCAAAATCTGGTGATTATCAACAACATGTAAGCAAATATTCAAAAATGTCCAAGATGCTAAATTTGGACTCTAAACATTCAATCATGGTTCTTCCGGACATTTCAGAGGATAGGTGTGCTGCGTTGACATCTCTTTTCTCGATGACAGTTTGCTCATTATCTCATCTTGAAGAGGTGATTATTAAAGCGATTAGAGAATCAACTTTGTCTGCTTCATCGTGA
- a CDS encoding thioredoxin domain-containing protein, producing MVSDISDQTFIDEVLLSPVPVLVNFWAPWCGLCRLISPVLSSLEADMGGLMKLVDVNADENLKLANTYRLTTLPTLLLFDDGKLLYRIDSFHGRDDLRATLNRLMQQFTYSA from the coding sequence ATGGTTTCAGATATTAGTGACCAAACGTTCATAGATGAAGTTTTGCTGTCGCCGGTACCGGTTTTGGTTAATTTTTGGGCACCGTGGTGCGGGCTTTGCCGCCTGATTAGTCCAGTCCTGTCTAGTTTAGAAGCTGACATGGGGGGACTCATGAAGCTAGTGGATGTCAACGCTGATGAAAATTTAAAGTTGGCAAATACCTATCGATTGACAACGCTACCCACGCTGTTGCTGTTTGATGATGGCAAGTTGTTGTATCGTATTGACAGCTTTCATGGGCGCGATGACCTGCGAGCCACACTGAATAGGCTAATGCAACAATTCACTTACTCAGCATAG